In Nocardioides sp. zg-1228, a single window of DNA contains:
- the recD gene encoding exodeoxyribonuclease V subunit alpha: MSDLFEPVDGTDARLALGATGLLAAFNAAGVLTTADVHVAAALGRLGQESDERVLLAVALAVRAVRGGSVCVDLATVADPPDLPWPETGDWTASVAASPLVTAGLVRWDNDLLYLDRYHEQETQVVDDLLSRAATSPEHDPDLMRASMARVVAAMQQARPGTTYDEQVAACLAAAGQWTTVLTGGPGTGKTTAVASLLVGLLDQHPRGLRIALAAPTGKAAARLQQAVHQEAEAFEEADRLRLAGVTASTLHRLLRPDPGNSTRFRHHRGNRLPHDVVVVDESSMVSLTQMARLLEAVRPDARLVLVGDPHQLSSVEAGAVLSDVVRGFAGRADSPVTALESTHRFGPDIRELAEALRTGDADAALEVLAAGHDAVEWVDEPDPSSRIRTTALDAALAVRDAAERGDVPGALAALDRHRLLCAHRDGPFGVRHWNRRIEHWLTAVTGDPLHERAYVGRPLLVTANDHQLGVYNGDSGVVVLTPAGPRAVIAASDGPRDLAPSRLGDVETMHAMTIHKSQGSQADVVTVLLPDEDSRLLSRELFYTAVTRARSRVRVVGSEPAIRAAIGRRAQRASGLAVRLAAAGRSGDHDDDHGVGAPPSRV, translated from the coding sequence ATGAGCGACCTCTTCGAGCCGGTCGACGGCACCGACGCCCGGCTGGCGCTGGGTGCCACCGGGCTGCTGGCGGCCTTCAACGCCGCCGGCGTCCTCACCACCGCCGACGTCCACGTCGCCGCCGCCCTCGGCCGCCTCGGCCAGGAGTCCGACGAGCGGGTGCTGCTCGCCGTCGCGCTGGCCGTGCGCGCCGTGCGTGGCGGGTCCGTGTGCGTCGACCTGGCGACGGTCGCCGACCCGCCCGACCTGCCCTGGCCCGAGACCGGCGACTGGACCGCATCGGTCGCCGCGAGCCCGCTGGTGACGGCCGGCCTGGTGCGCTGGGACAACGACCTGCTCTACCTCGACCGCTACCACGAGCAGGAGACCCAGGTCGTCGACGACCTGCTCTCGCGCGCCGCCACCTCGCCCGAGCACGACCCCGACCTCATGCGCGCCTCGATGGCCCGGGTGGTGGCGGCGATGCAGCAGGCGCGCCCCGGGACGACCTACGACGAGCAGGTGGCGGCGTGCCTCGCGGCGGCGGGCCAGTGGACCACCGTGCTCACCGGCGGCCCGGGCACCGGCAAGACCACCGCCGTCGCCTCGCTGCTCGTCGGGCTCCTCGACCAGCACCCGCGCGGGCTGCGGATCGCGCTCGCCGCCCCGACCGGCAAGGCGGCGGCGCGCCTGCAGCAGGCGGTGCACCAGGAGGCGGAGGCCTTCGAGGAGGCCGACCGGCTGCGCCTGGCCGGTGTCACGGCCTCCACCCTGCACCGGCTGCTGCGACCCGACCCGGGCAACTCGACCCGCTTCCGCCACCACCGCGGCAACCGGCTGCCCCACGACGTGGTCGTCGTCGACGAGTCGTCGATGGTCTCGCTGACCCAGATGGCGCGCCTGCTCGAGGCGGTGCGCCCCGACGCACGCCTGGTGCTGGTCGGCGACCCGCACCAGCTGTCGTCGGTGGAGGCCGGCGCGGTGCTCAGCGACGTGGTGCGCGGCTTCGCGGGACGGGCCGACTCGCCGGTCACGGCGCTGGAGTCCACCCACCGCTTCGGCCCCGACATCCGCGAGCTGGCCGAGGCGCTGCGCACCGGCGACGCCGACGCCGCGCTGGAGGTGCTGGCGGCCGGTCACGACGCGGTCGAGTGGGTCGACGAGCCCGACCCGTCCTCGCGCATCCGCACCACCGCCCTCGACGCGGCACTCGCCGTGCGCGACGCCGCCGAGCGCGGCGACGTGCCCGGTGCCCTCGCCGCGCTCGACCGGCACCGCCTGCTCTGCGCGCACCGCGACGGCCCGTTCGGCGTACGCCACTGGAACCGGCGCATCGAGCACTGGCTCACCGCCGTCACCGGCGACCCGCTCCACGAGCGGGCCTACGTCGGCCGGCCGCTGCTGGTCACGGCCAACGACCACCAGCTCGGCGTCTACAACGGCGACAGCGGAGTGGTCGTGCTGACCCCCGCCGGGCCCCGCGCGGTGATCGCCGCCAGCGACGGACCGCGCGACCTGGCGCCCTCCCGCCTCGGCGACGTCGAGACCATGCACGCGATGACGATCCACAAGTCGCAGGGCTCGCAGGCCGACGTCGTCACGGTGCTGCTGCCCGACGAGGACTCCCGGCTGCTCTCGCGCGAGCTCTTCTACACCGCTGTCACCCGGGCCCGGTCCCGCGTGCGCGTCGTCGGCTCGGAGCCGGCGATCCGGGCGGCGATCGGGCGCCGGGCCCAGCGCGCGAGCGGCCTCGCGGTGCGGCTCGCGGCCGCGGGGCGCTCCGGCGACCATGACGACGACCACGGCGTCGGCGCCCCGCCGTCGCGCGTCTGA